From one Streptococcus oralis genomic stretch:
- a CDS encoding TrkH family potassium uptake protein: protein MLFKSFLEKIKTTLSRLSPARRIFLSFALVIFLGSLLLSLPFVQATTSQATYFDHLFTTVSMVCVTGLFTLPVASTYNIWGQLICMLLIQIGGLGLMTFIGIFYIQGKQKLSLRGRETIQESFSYGETQSLKDFIRSIFLTTFLVEGIGAFLLSFRFIPEFGWGRGVLTSIFLAVSAFCNAGFDNFGSTSLVAFQTDPLINLVIAGLIITGGLGFMVWFDLATQFGKKKKRRLRFHTKLVLFLTAGILLFGTVSTLFIEWNNPGTIGNLSAPEKLLVSFFQTVSMRTAGFASIDYTQARPVTLFIYILQMFLGGAPGGTAGGLKITTFFVLLVFARSELLGLPHANVARRTIEPRTVQKSFSVFIIFLLTFLLGLILLGITAEGNPRFIYLMFETISALATVGVTANLTPELGKIALSIVMLLMFIGRIGPLTLLVSVAEYQPDKKDTIHYMKADITIG, encoded by the coding sequence ATGTTATTCAAATCTTTTTTGGAAAAAATCAAGACGACGCTGTCTCGGTTATCACCAGCCCGTCGCATCTTTTTAAGTTTTGCCTTAGTTATCTTCTTGGGCTCGCTCCTTTTAAGCCTTCCCTTTGTGCAAGCAACAACGTCACAAGCGACCTACTTTGATCATCTCTTTACAACGGTATCCATGGTCTGTGTTACAGGGCTCTTCACCCTGCCAGTGGCCTCTACTTATAATATATGGGGCCAGTTGATCTGTATGCTCTTAATCCAGATTGGTGGTTTGGGGCTCATGACCTTTATCGGAATCTTTTATATCCAAGGCAAGCAAAAGCTCAGTCTTCGTGGCCGTGAGACCATTCAAGAAAGTTTCAGTTATGGAGAAACTCAGTCCTTAAAGGACTTTATTCGCTCGATCTTTTTGACGACTTTTTTGGTGGAAGGGATTGGTGCCTTTCTCCTGAGTTTTCGCTTTATTCCTGAATTTGGCTGGGGACGAGGGGTGTTAACTTCTATCTTTTTGGCTGTTTCAGCCTTCTGTAATGCTGGATTTGATAATTTTGGAAGTACGAGTTTGGTAGCTTTTCAAACGGACCCCTTGATCAATCTAGTGATTGCAGGATTGATTATCACGGGTGGGCTAGGATTTATGGTCTGGTTTGACCTAGCGACCCAGTTTGGGAAAAAGAAAAAACGCCGCCTGCGTTTCCATACCAAGCTGGTTCTCTTTTTAACGGCGGGAATTTTACTCTTTGGAACCGTATCGACTTTATTCATCGAGTGGAATAATCCTGGAACGATTGGAAATCTTAGCGCCCCAGAGAAACTGCTGGTTAGTTTCTTCCAGACCGTTAGTATGAGAACGGCAGGTTTTGCTTCCATTGACTACACCCAGGCTCGACCAGTTACCTTGTTCATCTATATCCTACAGATGTTTCTAGGAGGGGCGCCTGGAGGGACAGCAGGGGGGCTCAAGATTACGACCTTCTTTGTCTTGTTGGTCTTCGCTCGTAGCGAACTATTGGGCTTGCCTCATGCCAATGTGGCTCGGAGGACCATTGAACCCCGAACCGTGCAAAAATCTTTCAGTGTCTTTATTATCTTCTTGCTAACATTCTTGCTGGGCTTGATCCTACTAGGGATAACAGCAGAGGGAAATCCGCGCTTTATCTACCTCATGTTTGAGACCATTTCAGCCCTTGCGACAGTTGGAGTGACGGCAAATTTAACACCAGAGCTAGGCAAGATAGCCCTCAGCATCGTTATGTTGCTGATGTTTATCGGCCGTATTGGTCCCTTGACACTACTGGTCAGTGTAGCAGAATACCAGCCAGACAAGAAAGATACGATTCACTATATGAAAGCAGATATCACTATCGGATAA
- a CDS encoding potassium channel family protein: MSDRTIGILGLGIFGSSVLAALAKHDMNIIAIDDHEERINQFEPVLARGVVGDITDEELLLSAGIDTCDTVVVATGENLESSVLAVMHCKSLGVPTVIAKVKSHTAKKVLEKIGADSVISPEFEMGRSLAQTILFNNSVDVFQLDKNVSIVEMKIPRSWAGKSLSELDLRGQYNLNILGFRDYENAPLDVQFGPDDLLKADGYMMAVINNQYLDNLAHLND; this comes from the coding sequence ATGTCAGATCGGACAATTGGAATTTTAGGCTTGGGAATTTTTGGGAGCAGTGTTTTGGCTGCCCTAGCCAAGCATGACATGAATATCATTGCTATTGATGACCACGAGGAACGCATTAATCAATTTGAACCTGTGCTGGCGCGTGGAGTTGTTGGAGATATTACCGATGAAGAGCTCTTGCTCTCAGCAGGAATTGATACCTGCGATACAGTTGTGGTGGCAACTGGGGAAAATTTAGAATCTAGTGTGCTTGCAGTTATGCATTGCAAGAGTCTAGGAGTACCAACTGTTATTGCTAAGGTTAAAAGCCATACAGCAAAAAAAGTCCTTGAAAAAATTGGCGCAGATTCAGTCATCTCACCAGAGTTTGAGATGGGTCGTTCGTTGGCACAGACTATTTTATTTAATAACAGCGTTGATGTTTTTCAGTTGGACAAAAATGTCTCGATAGTCGAAATGAAAATTCCAAGGTCGTGGGCAGGTAAGAGTCTAAGTGAACTTGATCTTCGAGGACAATACAATCTCAATATTCTTGGTTTTCGTGACTATGAAAATGCTCCCTTGGATGTTCAATTTGGGCCGGATGATCTATTGAAAGCCGATGGCTATATGATGGCAGTAATCAATAACCAATATTTGGATAATCTAGCACACCTTAATGATTAA
- a CDS encoding SSURE domain-containing protein, protein MKFNPNQRYTRWSIRRLSVGVASVVVASGFFVLVGQPSSARADVVNPTPAQVVSNDASVSEKGDLSAEVLNKAVDVDLSSEQSIPTPQASVDTTSSSEKADATAKDPEVAPKEEVQAQPDSKKQTEDAVKPVEGSESTVSGQDREASEAQPATTPAEVQKGVADNTKDTVDVPASYLDKANFPGPFTAGVNQVIPYEFFAGDGMLTRLILKASDKAPWSDNGTAKNPALPPVEKLGKGLYFYEVDLAGTQGKSDKELLDFLKQNGTQSYKATIKVYGAKDSKPDLTNLVATKDLDVNLNGLTTPAEVQKGVADNTKDTVDVPASYLDKANFPGPFTAGVNQVIPYEAFGGDGMLTRLILKASDKAPWSDNGMDKNPALLPLEGLAKGQYFYEVDLAGTQGKSDKELLDFLKQNGTQSYKATIKVYGVKDGKADLSNLVATKDLTVNLNGLTTPNQVKESVVNNVKDMIDVPASYLDKAKVPGPFLAGVNQVIPYEAFGGDGMLTRLLLKASDKAPWSDNGTAKNPALPPVEKLGKGLYFYEVDLAGTQGKSDKELLDLLKQNGTQSYKATIKVYGAKDGKPDLTNLIATKDLTVNLNGLTTPNQVKESVVNNVKDMIDVPASYLDKAKVPGPFLAGVNQVIPYEAFGGDGMLTRLLLKASDKAPWSDNGTAKNPALLPLEGLAKGQYFYEVDLNGNTVGKDGQALLDQLRANGTHTYLATVKVYGSKDGKPDLTNLIATRQVTIQLRGKEMATIPSQQDQMNTKPSETGSTGTTEGMMGTNHHMSDMKVDQPASSPMANMMKKDDKAMLPNTGEAKTATAGLGIFGLALAGLVGLLGLTSKRED, encoded by the coding sequence ATGAAATTCAATCCAAATCAGAGATATACTCGTTGGTCTATTCGCCGTCTCAGTGTCGGTGTTGCTTCAGTTGTTGTGGCTAGTGGTTTCTTTGTCCTAGTCGGTCAACCAAGTTCTGCACGTGCTGATGTCGTTAATCCGACTCCTGCCCAAGTCGTGTCAAACGACGCCTCAGTGAGTGAAAAGGGCGACCTATCAGCAGAGGTTCTAAATAAAGCAGTCGATGTAGATCTTTCTTCAGAACAGTCTATTCCAACACCTCAAGCAAGTGTGGATACTACAAGCTCTTCAGAAAAAGCGGACGCAACTGCTAAAGATCCGGAAGTAGCGCCAAAAGAAGAAGTGCAAGCACAACCTGACTCTAAGAAACAAACAGAAGATGCAGTTAAACCTGTGGAAGGTTCTGAGTCTACAGTTTCTGGACAAGACCGTGAAGCTAGTGAAGCGCAACCAGCGACTACTCCAGCTGAAGTGCAAAAGGGTGTGGCCGACAACACCAAAGACACAGTAGATGTTCCAGCTAGCTACCTTGACAAAGCTAATTTCCCAGGACCATTTACAGCTGGTGTCAACCAAGTTATTCCATATGAATTCTTCGCTGGTGACGGCATGTTGACTCGCCTTATCTTGAAAGCATCCGATAAGGCCCCATGGTCAGACAACGGAACAGCTAAAAATCCTGCCCTCCCACCAGTAGAGAAACTGGGCAAAGGCCTTTACTTCTACGAAGTAGACTTGGCTGGCACCCAAGGTAAATCAGATAAAGAGCTTCTTGATTTCTTGAAACAAAACGGCACTCAAAGCTATAAAGCTACTATCAAGGTGTACGGTGCAAAAGACAGCAAGCCTGACTTAACTAATCTGGTAGCGACTAAAGATTTGGATGTTAACTTGAATGGTTTGACCACTCCAGCTGAAGTGCAAAAGGGTGTGGCCGACAACACCAAAGACACAGTAGATGTTCCAGCTAGCTACCTTGACAAAGCTAATTTCCCAGGACCATTTACAGCCGGTGTCAACCAAGTTATACCATACGAAGCTTTTGGTGGAGATGGAATGCTGACCCGCCTTATCTTGAAAGCCTCTGACAAGGCCCCTTGGTCAGACAATGGAATGGATAAAAATCCTGCTTTATTGCCACTTGAAGGCTTGGCTAAAGGCCAATATTTCTACGAAGTAGACTTGGCAGGTACTCAAGGTAAATCAGATAAAGAGCTGCTTGACTTCTTGAAACAAAATGGTACTCAAAGTTATAAAGCTACTATTAAAGTGTACGGTGTGAAAGATGGTAAGGCTGACTTGAGCAATCTGGTAGCGACTAAAGATTTGACTGTTAATTTGAATGGTTTGACCACACCAAATCAGGTTAAAGAGTCTGTTGTTAACAATGTCAAAGACATGATTGATGTTCCAGCTAGCTACCTTGATAAGGCTAAGGTTCCTGGACCTTTCTTGGCCGGTGTCAACCAAGTTATTCCATACGAAGCTTTTGGTGGAGATGGAATGTTGACCCGCCTCTTGTTAAAAGCTTCCGACAAGGCCCCTTGGTCAGACAACGGAACAGCTAAAAATCCTGCTCTCCCACCAGTAGAGAAATTGGGCAAAGGCCTTTACTTCTATGAAGTGGATTTGGCTGGCACTCAAGGAAAATCTGACAAGGAACTACTTGACCTTTTGAAACAAAACGGCACTCAAAGCTATAAAGCTACTATCAAGGTGTACGGTGCGAAAGACGGCAAGCCTGACTTAACTAACCTCATAGCGACTAAAGATTTGACTGTTAATTTGAATGGCTTGACCACACCAAATCAGGTCAAAGAGTCTGTTGTTAACAATGTCAAAGACATGATTGATGTTCCAGCTAGCTACCTTGATAAGGCTAAGGTTCCTGGACCTTTCTTGGCCGGTGTCAACCAAGTTATTCCATACGAAGCTTTTGGTGGAGATGGTATGTTGACTCGCCTCTTGTTAAAAGCCTCAGACAAAGCTCCATGGTCTGACAATGGAACAGCGAAGAACCCAGCGCTATTGCCACTTGAAGGCTTGGCTAAAGGTCAATATTTCTACGAAGTGGATTTGAATGGCAATACGGTTGGCAAAGATGGTCAGGCCTTGCTGGATCAACTTCGAGCTAACGGAACACATACATATCTAGCTACTGTTAAAGTCTATGGCTCTAAAGATGGCAAACCTGATTTGACCAATCTGATTGCTACTCGTCAAGTAACGATTCAGCTTCGTGGAAAAGAAATGGCGACAATACCATCTCAACAAGATCAGATGAATACGAAGCCTTCTGAAACAGGCTCTACAGGTACGACTGAGGGTATGATGGGTACAAATCACCATATGTCAGATATGAAAGTAGATCAACCAGCTTCTAGCCCAATGGCTAATATGATGAAAAAAGATGATAAAGCGATGTTACCAAATACTGGGGAAGCTAAAACAGCTACAGCTGGGCTTGGTATCTTTGGTCTAGCCTTGGCAGGTCTTGTTGGACTTTTGGGTTTGACAAGCAAACGAGAAGATTAA
- a CDS encoding response regulator transcription factor: protein MKKTILLVDDEIDILDIQNRYLIQAGYDVLVAHDGKEGLELFRKKSIDLIITDIMMPNMDGYDFISEVQYIAPDQPFLFTTAKTSEQDKIYGLSLGADDFIVKPFSPRELVLRVNNILRRLSRGGETEQIEFGDLVINHVTHEVRIGEQPLELTVKSFELLWILASNPERVFSKTELYEKVWQEDYVDDTNTLNVHIHALRQELTKYTNSNAPAIKTVWGLGYKMERPRGRK, encoded by the coding sequence ATGAAAAAGACAATTTTGCTGGTTGATGATGAAATAGATATTCTAGATATTCAAAACCGTTATCTTATACAGGCAGGTTACGATGTTTTGGTCGCCCATGATGGTAAGGAGGGATTAGAGCTTTTCAGAAAAAAATCTATCGACCTCATTATCACAGATATCATGATGCCCAATATGGACGGGTATGATTTTATCAGTGAAGTTCAGTATATCGCTCCGGATCAACCCTTCCTCTTTACAACTGCTAAGACAAGCGAACAGGATAAGATTTATGGATTGAGTTTGGGGGCAGATGATTTTATAGTCAAACCCTTTAGCCCACGCGAATTGGTTTTAAGAGTGAATAATATCTTGCGTCGCCTTAGCCGTGGAGGAGAGACCGAACAGATCGAGTTTGGTGACTTGGTAATCAACCATGTGACTCATGAGGTTCGCATTGGGGAGCAACCTTTGGAATTGACAGTAAAATCCTTTGAACTTCTATGGATATTAGCCAGCAATCCCGAGAGAGTCTTTTCAAAGACGGAACTTTACGAGAAGGTATGGCAAGAGGACTATGTAGATGATACCAATACACTCAATGTTCATATCCATGCTTTGAGGCAAGAGTTGACCAAGTATACAAATTCAAATGCTCCTGCTATCAAAACTGTCTGGGGTTTGGGTTATAAGATGGAAAGACCAAGAGGTAGAAAATGA
- a CDS encoding sensor histidine kinase, translating into MKLKNYILVGYLVSTLLTILVVFWAVQRMLIEKSEVYFLVGMTLIASFIGAAVSIFLLSPVFSSLKHLKKQAQDIASKDFSTEIETKGPLEFQELGQAFNDMSHNLQATFQSLDESEQEKRMMIAQLSHDIKTPITSIQVTVEGILDGVIKEEERLHYLTTIGRQTERLNKLVEELDVLTLNTQPQDTADEEVEEVFLDQLLIESMSEFQLQIEQEERDVYIQVSPESAKIKSHSDKLSRILVNLLNNAFKYSEPGTRIEVLAQLTEQELRISVKDEGQGILPEDLEKIFKRLYRVETSRNMKTGGHGLGLAIARELAHQLGGEITAESQYGLGSKFTFSLNLK; encoded by the coding sequence ATGAAATTAAAAAACTATATTTTAGTGGGGTATCTAGTGTCGACTCTACTAACGATTTTGGTCGTTTTCTGGGCAGTCCAACGAATGTTGATTGAGAAAAGTGAAGTTTACTTTCTCGTTGGAATGACCTTGATTGCTAGTTTCATTGGCGCTGCAGTGAGCATCTTTCTTTTGTCGCCTGTGTTCTCTTCTCTGAAACATTTGAAAAAACAAGCTCAGGATATAGCAAGCAAGGATTTCAGCACAGAAATCGAAACCAAAGGACCATTAGAATTTCAAGAGCTGGGCCAGGCTTTTAATGACATGTCTCACAATTTGCAAGCTACCTTTCAATCACTTGATGAGAGCGAGCAAGAAAAGAGAATGATGATTGCGCAGCTCTCTCACGATATTAAAACTCCCATTACCTCCATTCAGGTTACTGTGGAGGGAATTCTAGATGGAGTGATCAAGGAAGAGGAGCGGCTCCACTACTTAACCACGATTGGTCGGCAAACCGAGCGTCTAAACAAGCTAGTGGAGGAATTGGATGTTCTGACTCTTAACACCCAACCTCAAGATACTGCTGATGAAGAAGTCGAAGAGGTCTTTTTAGATCAGCTGTTGATTGAGTCAATGAGTGAATTTCAACTCCAGATTGAACAAGAGGAGCGAGATGTTTACATTCAAGTATCACCTGAGTCGGCGAAAATCAAGAGCCATTCTGACAAACTTTCTCGCATTCTGGTCAATTTGTTAAACAATGCCTTTAAATATTCAGAACCAGGAACCAGAATCGAGGTTCTTGCCCAATTAACAGAACAAGAGCTGAGAATCAGTGTGAAAGACGAGGGTCAGGGAATCCTTCCTGAGGATTTGGAAAAGATCTTTAAACGACTTTATCGTGTAGAAACTTCGCGCAATATGAAGACAGGTGGACATGGATTAGGACTTGCGATTGCACGCGAACTAGCCCATCAGCTTGGTGGCGAAATCACAGCAGAAAGTCAATATGGCTTAGGAAGCAAATTTACATTCAGCCTCAATTTGAAATAA
- the rpsD gene encoding 30S ribosomal protein S4, whose translation MSRYTGPSWKQARRLGLSLTGTGKELARRNYVPGQHGPNNRSKLSEYGLQLAEKQKLRFTYGVGEKQFRNLFVQATKIKGGILGFNFMLLLERRLDNVVYRLGLATTRRQARQFVNHGHILVDGKRVDIPSYRVTPGQVISVREKSLKVPAILEAVEATLGRPAFVSFDAEKLEGSLTRLPERDEINPEINEALVVEFYNKML comes from the coding sequence ATGTCACGTTATACAGGACCATCTTGGAAACAAGCTCGTCGCCTTGGCCTTTCACTTACAGGTACAGGTAAAGAATTGGCACGTCGTAACTACGTACCAGGACAACACGGACCAAACAACCGTTCTAAATTGTCAGAATACGGTTTGCAATTGGCTGAAAAACAAAAACTTCGTTTCACTTACGGTGTAGGTGAAAAACAATTCCGTAACTTGTTCGTACAAGCTACAAAAATCAAAGGCGGAATCCTAGGTTTCAACTTCATGCTTCTTTTGGAACGTCGTTTGGATAACGTTGTTTACCGTCTTGGTCTTGCGACTACTCGTCGTCAAGCTCGTCAATTCGTAAACCACGGTCACATCCTTGTTGACGGAAAACGCGTTGATATCCCATCATACCGTGTAACTCCAGGTCAAGTAATCTCAGTTCGTGAAAAATCATTGAAAGTTCCAGCAATCCTTGAAGCAGTAGAAGCTACTCTTGGACGTCCAGCATTCGTATCATTCGATGCTGAAAAATTGGAAGGTTCATTGACTCGCTTGCCAGAACGCGACGAAATCAACCCAGAAATCAACGAAGCACTTGTCGTTGAATTCTACAACAAAATGCTTTAA
- a CDS encoding tyrosine-type recombinase/integrase, whose amino-acid sequence MQIKQITKKDGSIVYRANVYLGVDKVTGKDVKTSITGRTKKEVKQKTKEAEIAFLQNGSTRFQAANITTYKELASLWWESYKHTVKPNTQLNVRRLLDNHILPLFGSYKLDKLTTPLIQNVVNKLADKTNKGEEGAFLYYDSLHALNKRILQYGVVMQAIPFNPAREVILPRNTQKEKREKVKHFDNEDLKRFLQYLDTLDVSRYRYYYEITLYKFLLATGCRINEALALSWSDIDLDNAIVHITKTLNYNQELNSPKSKSSYRDIDIDQATVSMLKQYKHRQVQEAWQLGRSETVVFSDFINEYPNNRTLHTRLRTHFKRANVTNIGFHGFRHTHASLLLNSGIPYKELQHRLGHSQLSMTMDIYSHLSKENAKKAVSFYETALKSL is encoded by the coding sequence ATGCAAATAAAACAAATCACAAAAAAAGACGGTTCAATAGTATATCGTGCTAATGTCTATCTTGGTGTTGATAAAGTCACTGGAAAAGATGTAAAGACAAGCATAACAGGAAGGACAAAAAAAGAAGTTAAGCAAAAGACAAAAGAAGCTGAAATTGCTTTTTTACAAAATGGATCTACTAGATTCCAGGCTGCAAATATTACTACTTACAAGGAATTAGCTTCCTTATGGTGGGAAAGTTACAAGCATACAGTAAAACCTAACACACAATTAAACGTTAGAAGACTGCTAGATAACCATATCTTACCTTTATTTGGCTCTTATAAGTTGGATAAACTAACTACTCCACTTATTCAAAATGTAGTCAATAAACTTGCTGACAAAACCAATAAAGGGGAAGAAGGTGCTTTTTTATACTACGATAGCTTACACGCTTTAAATAAGCGTATTTTGCAGTATGGTGTAGTTATGCAAGCTATACCGTTTAATCCTGCTCGTGAGGTAATATTACCTCGCAACACACAAAAAGAAAAGCGAGAAAAAGTAAAGCATTTTGATAATGAAGACTTAAAAAGATTTCTTCAATACTTAGATACTCTGGATGTAAGTAGGTATCGCTATTATTATGAGATTACACTTTATAAGTTTTTGCTTGCTACTGGTTGTCGTATCAATGAAGCTTTAGCCTTGTCCTGGTCTGATATTGACCTAGATAATGCCATTGTGCATATCACAAAAACACTAAACTATAATCAAGAACTCAATAGTCCTAAATCAAAATCTAGCTATCGTGATATCGATATAGATCAAGCGACTGTTAGTATGCTGAAGCAGTACAAACATAGACAAGTACAAGAAGCTTGGCAACTTGGGCGCTCTGAAACTGTAGTCTTTTCTGACTTCATAAATGAGTACCCCAATAATCGAACCTTACATACTAGGTTAAGAACCCACTTTAAACGGGCAAACGTCACTAATATAGGTTTTCATGGCTTCAGACATACACACGCTAGTTTATTGCTTAACTCTGGAATACCCTACAAGGAACTTCAGCACCGTTTAGGACATTCCCAATTATCTATGACCATGGATATATACAGTCACCTCTCAAAAGAGAACGCAAAAAAAGCAGTCTCATTCTATGAAACTGCACTAAAAAGTTTATAA
- a CDS encoding DUF4177 domain-containing protein, producing the protein MGFFDTVKQEGSFSTASGVNGLHYVVLQVTLKEKFFGTGSGNLTELEDVINKQASKGYRLHTITTANGGSKGLGGGDRIQATMVFEKII; encoded by the coding sequence ATGGGATTTTTTGACACTGTAAAACAAGAAGGTAGTTTTTCTACTGCATCTGGAGTAAATGGACTACACTACGTTGTCCTTCAGGTAACTTTGAAAGAAAAGTTTTTCGGCACTGGATCAGGAAACCTTACAGAATTAGAAGATGTTATCAATAAACAAGCTTCAAAAGGTTATCGCCTGCATACCATCACAACCGCCAATGGTGGAAGTAAAGGACTGGGTGGTGGTGACCGTATCCAGGCTACAATGGTATTTGAGAAGATTATCTAA
- a CDS encoding helix-turn-helix domain-containing protein gives MNRLKELRKRDKITQVAFAKDNGIPLRTLQSWENGESQIKPEKAQQLADIFGVSVGYLLGFNIDDVTEDEINFHNNVMERMNKEAFVRFLDFITLSDIVLSDKQIEMIFYQLQDLSELNSDYRYTETDVEKLKSMYSVKLNYMPTEGLIKISNILYKEDAIEEQFEQYKKIID, from the coding sequence ATGAATAGATTAAAGGAATTGAGAAAACGAGATAAAATTACGCAAGTAGCTTTTGCTAAAGATAATGGTATACCTCTAAGAACATTGCAAAGTTGGGAAAACGGAGAAAGCCAGATAAAACCCGAAAAAGCCCAGCAACTAGCGGATATATTCGGAGTCAGTGTTGGATATCTTTTAGGGTTCAATATTGATGATGTTACGGAAGATGAAATCAATTTCCATAACAATGTTATGGAGAGGATGAACAAAGAAGCATTTGTTAGATTTTTAGACTTTATTACACTAAGTGATATCGTTTTATCTGATAAACAAATAGAAATGATTTTTTATCAATTACAAGATTTATCTGAACTGAATTCCGATTACAGGTACACAGAAACAGATGTAGAAAAGCTTAAATCTATGTACTCTGTAAAGTTAAATTATATGCCAACTGAAGGATTAATTAAAATATCTAATATACTTTACAAGGAAGATGCAATAGAAGAACAATTCGAACAATACAAAAAAATCATTGACTAA
- a CDS encoding helix-turn-helix domain-containing protein produces the protein MKNNMRLLLAKQRKKTADVAEATGISKSTLTALYYERAKNPSIDTLKKVSSYLGVTLDEFLDTKE, from the coding sequence ATGAAAAATAACATGAGATTGTTATTAGCCAAGCAACGTAAGAAAACCGCTGATGTTGCAGAGGCTACAGGAATTTCAAAAAGCACTTTAACGGCTTTGTACTATGAACGTGCAAAGAATCCAAGTATTGATACGTTAAAAAAAGTATCTAGTTACTTGGGCGTTACACTGGATGAATTTCTAGATACGAAAGAATAG
- a CDS encoding Rha family transcriptional regulator, whose protein sequence is MELVYIDGKKEPYTTSEIIAECAEVQHHTITRLVRDNKADFEALGILGFKIHKLDKRGQPKKIYLLNEQQATLLITYLKNTEPVRQFKMNLVKAFFEMRDELSKRYLQRELEKPKRKSLTEAIQAWEKAPKHAYSTLTNLLLKGVTGKNKAQLMKERESKNGIDGLTSVELTNYQRLEDMAIAMINLNRGYSEIKELIFKV, encoded by the coding sequence ATGGAATTGGTTTATATAGACGGCAAGAAAGAGCCGTATACTACGAGCGAGATTATCGCTGAATGTGCTGAAGTACAGCACCATACTATTACACGCTTAGTCAGAGACAATAAAGCTGATTTTGAAGCGTTGGGAATACTTGGATTTAAAATCCATAAATTAGATAAGAGAGGGCAACCGAAAAAAATCTATCTTCTGAATGAGCAACAGGCAACCTTGCTGATTACTTATCTGAAGAATACCGAACCAGTACGGCAATTCAAAATGAACCTAGTCAAAGCCTTCTTTGAAATGCGTGATGAACTTTCTAAACGCTATCTTCAAAGAGAACTGGAAAAGCCAAAGCGTAAAAGCTTAACCGAAGCTATCCAAGCATGGGAGAAAGCACCTAAGCACGCCTATAGTACCCTTACAAACTTACTACTAAAGGGAGTGACAGGGAAGAATAAAGCGCAACTCATGAAGGAGCGAGAAAGTAAGAACGGCATTGATGGCTTGACAAGTGTAGAGCTGACAAACTACCAACGTTTGGAAGATATGGCAATAGCTATGATTAACTTGAATAGGGGGTATTCAGAAATTAAGGAATTAATTTTTAAAGTATAG
- a CDS encoding transcriptional regulator yields the protein MFSLSKESEHDLTNRISTVIENYLAVREQPKPRLTGLISAQEAMDELDIKYKTLQKWEGAGLRRYQPPLEDTRKVYYKVTDILKFLGVDDGKD from the coding sequence ATGTTTAGTTTGAGTAAAGAAAGCGAACATGATTTAACTAATAGAATAAGCACGGTTATAGAAAACTATCTAGCAGTTCGAGAACAACCTAAACCAAGACTAACTGGTTTAATATCAGCACAAGAAGCTATGGACGAGTTAGATATAAAATACAAAACTTTGCAAAAGTGGGAAGGTGCAGGACTAAGACGTTACCAACCACCACTAGAAGATACTAGAAAAGTCTATTACAAAGTTACGGATATTTTGAAGTTCCTGGGGGTAGATGATGGCAAAGACTAA